DNA from Candidatus Stygibacter australis:
GTAAACCGGAAAGTGATATTGATGAAATAATTCGTGAGACGTATATTTCTGGGAACTACGAGCTCCAGCTCGTATCATTATGAATAACGCCTGCTAATTAAAGAAACCGGGAACTACAGTGAATAGCTTTTTGAGAGAATACTCAACGAGCTGGAGCTCGTAGTTCCCAGGTTTAAAGGATATGATTATGAAAAAAGCGATGCTGCTGGTTGGGGGATTGTTACTGGTTTATCTATTACAGGGAACAACACATATTGTGGATATAGAGGGAGCTGGAGATTATATATCAATTCAGGAAGGAATAAATTCCAGTGCGAATGGAGATACTGTGCTGGTATATCCGGGTAGGTATTTTGAGAATACGGATTTTATAGGAAAGGAAATAACTTTAGCAAGTCTTGAGATGACTACTGGAAACCGGGATTACATCAGAAATACTATTATAGATGGGAACCAGACAGGCAGTTGTGTTGTGGTAAATACAAATGATGATCGAGCCTTATTGAGAGGATTTACATTAACCAATGGCATTGGCTGCATATATGGAGGATACAGGTTAGGAGGAGGAATTTTTTTATATGAAGCAACCTTAGATATCGTTAACTGCGTAATCGAGAATAATCAAGCTTATTCAGGAGGAGGAATTGATATTCTGGATGCCTGGGCATATCTGGAAGGTGTTACAATCCGCAATAACGAAGCTGCATTCAGTGGGGGGGGGATTTATAGTGGGTGTTTACCAGGTTCAATTACTTATTCAACTCACAACCGCTGTAACATCTATGATAATTTCTCAATTTGGGGTCTGGATTTTTGTAACCGTTTAGAAAATGGGACAATTACTGATGTGATCGTTGATACATTTACAGTTTGTGATCCGTGGAGTTATGAATTTTATCAGGGTGAAGGCGGAGGTGAACAAGTATATGACGAATCTATTTTTGATATGCAGCACGCTAAATATGAGCGTGTTTATAATGACCTGTACGTTTCCCCGGATGGTGATGATGAAAATAATGGATTGTCAGCCAACGAGCCCTTGCAGACACTGAATCAGGCTTTGCATTTCATTACTGCGGATGAAGATAATCCACTCACAATACATCTGGTAGATGGGATATATTCTACTGAACTAAATAATCAGAGATTTCCGATAACCCTTAGATCTTATGTCTCAATAATTGGTGAATCAGAAGAAAACACAATTATAGAGCTTAATGGAATTGATCAGGGATTTGCTATCGATTTATTTAGTGACCTGGGATATGAAATTAAGAATCTTACAATTAGAGATGGTTATGCTAATAATACATCTACTATATATACAATGATTTTCAATATAGATAATACTTCTCAGTCAATAAATCCTGTTTTATTGGAGAATTTGCGGATTATAGATAATCAATATGATAAATTACTATTAGTAAGTTCATCTAATTTAACAATGCGAAATATACTTTTCGAAAATAATATCCATTATCCGACTTCTGTTATATTGCGTAATTATATGAATAATCATGATTTCAATTGTACAGTATTAATGGAAAACTGTCAAAGTAAGAATAATCACACTGGAGGCTTATCCTTAGATTCAGCAATGACCAATCAGCTTGAACATAATTTCAATATTGTAAATTGTGAGTTTAGTGATAATGAATATCTAAATAATTTTACAGATTATAGTGTAGGTATTTCAATATATTGTATTGATATTTATAATCTCAATGTAATTAATAGCACTTTTGCCGGTAATGTATTTGAGGGTGCCTTTGTAGAGAATGCTCCATTACATCTTGCTTATGATTTAGATGTAGGAATAATGAATAGCATAATATATGATAATGATACATCCAATTCAATAATTTTAATGGGAGATACTTATTTTGGAATACCGGTGGTAGATGTACATCACAGCATAATTGAGAATGGACTTGAGGGAGTATTAATTGGTGGAGAAGTTTTCCTGGAATGGGATG
Protein-coding regions in this window:
- a CDS encoding choice-of-anchor Q domain-containing protein, whose translation is MKKAMLLVGGLLLVYLLQGTTHIVDIEGAGDYISIQEGINSSANGDTVLVYPGRYFENTDFIGKEITLASLEMTTGNRDYIRNTIIDGNQTGSCVVVNTNDDRALLRGFTLTNGIGCIYGGYRLGGGIFLYEATLDIVNCVIENNQAYSGGGIDILDAWAYLEGVTIRNNEAAFSGGGIYSGCLPGSITYSTHNRCNIYDNFSIWGLDFCNRLENGTITDVIVDTFTVCDPWSYEFYQGEGGGEQVYDESIFDMQHAKYERVYNDLYVSPDGDDENNGLSANEPLQTLNQALHFITADEDNPLTIHLVDGIYSTELNNQRFPITLRSYVSIIGESEENTIIELNGIDQGFAIDLFSDLGYEIKNLTIRDGYANNTSTIYTMIFNIDNTSQSINPVLLENLRIIDNQYDKLLLVSSSNLTMRNILFENNIHYPTSVILRNYMNNHDFNCTVLMENCQSKNNHTGGLSLDSAMTNQLEHNFNIVNCEFSDNEYLNNFTDYSVGISIYCIDIYNLNVINSTFAGNVFEGAFVENAPLHLAYDLDVGIMNSIIYDNDTSNSIILMGDTYFGIPVVDVHHSIIENGLEGVLIGGEVFLEWDEETISEEDPLFMYDGEYPYKLQEGSPAIDAGSLELPEGVVLPEYDLAGNLRIRGNGIDIGAYEYNPFSNPVHEDELEYSNLKYYPNPVRISEGRGAVIINYAGLMQVEDYQIGIYNIKGQKVWESELKREYSGIRWDCCNTSGDKVAAGVYFLRLSKDGEFLEQGKLTVIR